GAACTGAAGGACCTCGGCGTCGACCAGTTCGCCCTATACCTCCAACACGACGCCAAGGAGGAGACCTTGGCGTCGTACGGGAAGGACATCATCCCTGCTTTTCAAGGGGTCCAGCGGTAGGCGCCCGGCAGGAGGTCCGTCGCGAGGACCGAGGCGGGGCCGTTGTCTGTCGGTAGGATGACGCGGATCGTGGGGTGGTAGTCGACGAAGACCTGGCGGTCGCGGCCGCACGGGCCGACGACACCGCGTCCCTCGTTGCCTACGGCCACGATCGTGGTGAGTTCGCGGGCTCCTTCGGCGCGGGCGCGGCCGAGCGCGACCAGTTCGGCGCAGGGGCCGCCGGTGAAGTGGTACAGGTTGATACCGGCGTACATCCGGCCGTCGGCACCGCGGACCGCGGCGCCCATCGTGTAGACGCCGTCCGGTCCGTCGGTGTTGGCGTCGACCGTACGGCGGGCCAACTCGATCAGCTCGCGGTCGTCGTCGGTCAGCGGTTGCAGGGTCAGCATGAGCCCACCCTGCCACGCCCGGAGCGGCCGATGGGAATGAATTAGGCGGAATCGTGGTTGGATGGGGGTAGGTCGATTTTCAGTAGCTGTGGTTTATTCCGATCTTTCCTCGCGAGAGATGGTGTGCCGCCGGTGCGACAACGGCCGGGTCTACCGCGACCGCGGTGCGCCCCATCTCTACGAAGGAGCAACAACATGGCACAGGGAACTGTGAAGTGGTTCAACGCCGAAAAGGGCTTCGGCTTCATCACCGTCGACGGCGGCGGAGCGGACGTGTTCGTCCACTACTCCACCATCCAGACCGACGGCTTCCGTAGCCTCGACGAGAACCAGCGCGTCGAGTTCGACGTCGTCCAGGGCCCGAAGGGTCAGCAGGCGGAGAACGTCAACATCGTCTGATCCCAGCTCGGCACGGACGCGGCCCCTCACCTGACGGTGGGGGGCCGCGTCCGGTTGTCAACCGGTGATCCGCTTGAGTTCGGCCTCGGTGACCGTCTTGACGGTCTTGATCTCGGCCGCCGGGTCGGCGCCGCTGCGGATGATCTTGTTCAGCGCGTCGGAGTACGCCGAGCTCGCCTTCGGCGACCAGAGCATCGGGTTCTGCGGGCGGCCGTTCTCGTTCAGCAGCTTGACCGCGTCCGCGGCCGGGCCGGACTTCAGCTTGTCCGCCTTCGCCGACAGGCTCTGGCGGGCCGGGACGTGGAAGCCGTACGACTGCGCGAAGTCGAGCTGATCGTCGGTCTGATCCACCCACAGCCACTTGACGAACTTCTTCGCGGCGTCGAGGTTCTTCGACTTGGCGTTCACGCAGGCGCCGTACCCACCGACCGGGACACTCGGCGCGCCGGTGGTGGCGTTCAGCTTCGGCCAGGGGAGTACGCCGTAGTCGCCGGGGAGCGCCTTCTCGATCACCGGGAGCGTCCACAGACCGGTGAACTGCATCGCGGTCAGGCCCTGGACGAACGCGGACGGGTCGGACCAGTCGGTCGGTGCCCCGAGCAACAACACCTTCGCCGTCCAGAACTCCCGCAGTTTGCGCAGCGACTCGAACGCCGCGGGGTCGTCGAAACCGAACTGGTTGTCCTTGGTCAGGTAGTCGACACCGGCCGACCAGAGCGCCGGCCCGCCGAGCACGCCGACGCCGCCGTCGTTGCCGACGAACAGCCCCTTGGTCTTGTTGTTGGTGAGCTTCTTCGCGGCGGCCAGCAGGTCGTCGACGGTCTGCGGCGGTTCTACGCCGGCCGCGCTCAGCAGGCTCTTGCGGTACACGAGCAGCTGCATGTCGATCACCTGCGGGATCGCGTACAGCTTGCCCTGGTACGACATCCGCTCGAGCAGCGCAGCGTTGAAGTCGCTCTTCGCGTCGCCCAGCAGATCGGTCAGCTCGACGACCTGATTGCCCTTGATCATGTCGATCGTCGGCCCGTTCGGGTACTCGAACACGTCCGGGCCCTGATCGGTGAGCAGCGCCGTCGCGGCCTTCTTCTCGTAGTCGCCCGGGGACCACTGGATCGTCACGGTCGCATCCGGGTACGCCTTCGCGTACTTCTCCACCGCCTGCTGCGTGCCCGCTTCGCCGTACTGGTGGTACCACTGCTGGAGCGCCGGCTTCGACCCGTCCGATCCGCCGGACGACGGCCGCCCGGAGTTCGACCCGCATCCCGCCACGGCCATCGCGGCCAGTCCAGTCCCGAGCCCGAGTACCTGCCGCCGACTGATCGTCATCGCCTGCACCTCTCCGTCCAGCGCGGTCCCACAGCCCGCGCACCACCCCAGACCCTACGACCGCTGAAGCCCAGTACCTGTAGGCTGACCCGCATGTTCTCGCCCCGTGACTAGAGACGGCTCCCACGCCTCGCGTGGTCCGAGCCTCATTCCGTCTCTCTAGGAGCGTTCTCGTGTCCGGCACAACTCGTGCCGGGAGCTACCGTGACGTCCTGCTGTTGCCGTCGGCGCTGCGCACCTTCGTGCCCGCGTTGCTCGGCCGGCTGTCGTACGGCCTGCTCCCGTTGTCTTTGCTCTTCACCGTCCAGCAGTCCACCAATTCCTTTGCCACGGCCGGCGCCGCAGTCGCGGTGTTCGGCTTCGTGTCGCTGTCGATGCCGTACAAGGCGCGGCTCGTCGACCGCTACAGCCAGCGCCGCGTCCTGCCGCCCCTCGCACTCGGTGCATCCGCCGGCCTGGTTGCCATCGCAACACTCGGTACGTCGGATGCCGCCGTACTGCTCCTCGTCGGCGCGACCGGGCTACTCGCGCCGCCGTTGGGGCCGTCGATGCGGTCGAACTGGCGACTGCTCACCGAGGGCTCCGCGCTGAAGGAACGCGCGTACGCGCTCGACGCGGTCTCCGAGGAGTCCTTGTTCCTCGGCGGTCCGCTGATCGCGGGCACGCTGATCAGTCTCGTCTCCGCACCGGCCGCGCTCGGCTGCTCGGCCGCCTTGATGGTCGTCGGCACGTTCGCGATGGTGACGAGTCCGGTGACGACTGCGACCGCGGCGTCGGCGCCGTCTCGGCATCCGTTGGGGCCGTTGGTGATCCCCGGTCTGCGCCGGATCCTGCTCGTCATCATGGTCACCGCGTCCGGGATCAGCGCGGCGTACGTCTGCGTGGCGGGCGTCGCGCAGCACGCGGGCCGACCCGGAGCGGCCGGGTACGTCGAGGCGGCGATCGCTGCGGGCAGTGTGGTCGGCGGGATGCTCTGGGCGCGCCGGCGTCACACCCGGTCCTGGTCGACCCATCTCGGCGGGCTGATCGCCGTACTGGCCGCCGGGCTGCTCGCGGCCTCGTTCGCGACCGATCTGATCGTGCTCGGGGGAGTGCTGGGCCTTGCCGGTGCTGCTGTGGCCCCGCTGTTCGTGGTCTCGTACCTGGCCGCCGACGACGTCACGCCGCCGTACCAGCGGACCGAGGCGAGCACCTGGATCAACACCGCCAACAATCTCGGCTCCGCCGCCGGGTCGGCGACCGCCGGGCTGGTGCTCGAACATGCCGCGCCGTCCTGGGGCTTCCTGGGCGGCGGCGTACTGCTCGTCCTGGTCGCGCTGGCGGTCGGCGCGTCAGGCGTCCGACAGGCGCGCGATCGTGGCTGAGGCGCGACGGACGATCGGGACGGGACCGGCCGGAAGGACATCGCCGATGAAGGCGTAGTGCTGGAGTACGGCGGGATCGACGTCGCCGGGGCGGTGACGACTGTGGTCGCGGACCCAGTCGATGATGTCGCCCCAGCCGGGTGCCGCGAGGGAGCCGCCGAAGTGCTGGACCGAGAGGCCGGCGCACAGGTTACTGAAGGCCAGGCGGTGGGCGAGCGGCCAGCCGCGGAGGGTGCCTAGGACGAGCGAGGCGAGGAACACGTCGCCGGCGCCTGTCGGGTCGTACGAACGCACCGGCAGCGCCGGCACCTGCTCCTCCTCACCGGTCTCGGAGTCGATCGCCAGTACGCCGTCCGCGCCGTTCGTCACCACCGCGAGCGGCACGCGGTCGGCCAGCTTGTGCAGCGCGGCCTTCGGGGTGTCGGTGCGGGTGTAGGCCATCGCCTCACCCGCGTTCGGCGTGAACGCGTGGAACCCCTCGAGTACGTCGAGCACCGCCGGCGACCATTCGTCCGTCGGATCCCAGCCGACGTCACCGAACAGGAGCGCACCGGATTCCCGCGCCTCGACCGTCCAGCCCGGCAGTTCCTCCGCCACCGGAACGATCGCCGACCGCGTGTTCAGGCCCGGACCCACGAGCTTGCTCGGATCGCCCGGTGCCTCGTGCGCATGCGTGACCATCGCCCGGTCCCGGTCGATGGACATCGACACCGTGACCGGCGAGTGCCAGTGGCCGATCCGCCGTGAGTGCGACAGGTCCACGCCCTCCTGGTCGGCGAGGGTCCGCCAGCAGAAGTCGGCGTACGCATCGTCACCGAACACCGAGGCGAGCCCGGTCTTCAGGCCGAGCCGCGCGGCCGCGATCGCGAAGTTCGCGACACCGCCCGGGCACGACCCCATCCCCTCGGCGAAGATCTCCGTACCGGTGGTCGGGGCGGTCGCCAGACCGGTCATCACGATGTCGAGGAACACCGTCCCCTGCACGAACACGTCGTAGCGGTCCTGCTCGTCCGTCACGGTGACACGACTCCTTGTCATCCTGGTTGTCGGTGGTGGGTGGAATGCTCCTTCGTAGCATCATCGACCGTTCAAGACCACGGAATTGGGAGGACACGAATGAGTCCTGAGGTGTGTCCGTGATCCCTACCTGGATCTCGATCGTCGGGGTCGTGATGACCGTGCTGAGTCCGTTGCTCGCGCTGGGTGGCGTTTTCCTCGGGTCGTACCTGACGCGGAAGTCCGATCGCGAGCTGGATGTCTGGCGGCACCGCGAGGAGACCATGCGGATGGTCCGGTGGGCGGTGGAGCAGATTCTCGAGGGTGAGGACGCCGGAACGGACGCCGGTGTGGTGACGCTGCGTTCCCTGATGAGGTCGGAGCTGTTACAACCCGAGGACTACGATCTGGTCGCCGCGCTGACCGCCGCCGTAGCGATCGACCGCATCGGCGCGTCCGCGTACGCTGATATCGCGGACACCGACATCGAGGTCGTCGAGGGAGACAGTGACCATGGCTGAGAAGAAGACCGTGAAGGTCTCCCGCCAGGCTGTCGAGCTGGCCCGGTTGCACGTCGAAGCCGCCCGCCGCGCCGGCCGCAAACCCGACGCCGGCGTCGCCCGGATCGCAGGCGCCCGTCCGGACAACGGCAACAGCACCCCGTCGCCGGCCCCCGCCTGACATACGGCTGTTTCAAACGCACCGGGTATCGGACGGGGCTGTACGGAGCGGCAGGTCTGGTCGGCGGCACGCCGTGGAGCGCCTAGACTGATCGCCGGCCGCTCCCGTGGCGTACGGTGCACTTCGTGGTTACCGTCGCGTCGCTCCCTGTTCCCGACCACGGCCGGATGAACCCGTGATCCGCTTCGAGAATGTGTCCAAGACGTACGAGGGCCAGTCCAAGGCCGCTCTGCTGAACGTCAACGTCGAGATCGAGAAAGGCGAGTTCGTCTTCCTGGTCGGAACCTCCGGGTCCGGCAAGTCGACGTTCCTTCGTCTGGTCCTGCGTGAGCACCGGACGACCAGAGGTCACATCATGGTCGCCGGCAAGGACCTCAACCGGCTGGCCAGCTGGCGGATCCCGCAGATGCGGCGCCAGATCGGCACCGTGTTCCAGGACTTCCGGCTGCTGCCGAACAAGACCGTCGCCGAGAACGTGGCGTTCGCGCTGCAGGTGATCGGCAAGCCCCGCGCGCACATCCGCAAGACGGTGCCCGAGGTCCTCGAGCTGGTCGGTCTGGACGGCAAGGAGGACCGGATGCCGGACGAGCTGTCCGGCGGTGAGCAGCAGCGCGTCGCGATCGCCCGCGCGTTCGTGAACCGGCCGATGATCCTGATCGCCGACGAGCCCACCGGAAACCTCGACCCCGGTACGTCGGTCGGCATCATGAAGCTGCTGGACCGGATCAACCGGACCGGGACGACCGTGGTGATGGCCACCCACGACGTCTCGATCGTCGACCAGATGCGCAAGCGCGTGATCGAGCTGGAGAACGGCCATGTCGTCCGCGACGAGTCGCGTGGCGTCTACGGCTACCAGCACTGACCAGGGGACTGACTGACTGATGCGCTTGAACTACATCCTCTCCGACCTCGGGATCGGCCTGAAGCGGAACCTCTCGATGACGATCGCGGTCGTCGTCACCATCTGGGTCTCGCTGTCGCTGTTCGGCAGCGCGCTGCTCGCCCGCGAGCAGGTCGACCTGATGAAGGGGAACTGGTACGACAAGATCCAGATCTCGGTGTTCCTGTGCACCAAGGACTCCGGCGGCCGCGGCTGTTCCGGCGCCGAGGTGACCCAGGAGCAGAAGAACCGGATCCAGCAGGTCATCCAGACGAACCCGGACACCGCGCCCGACGGCGTGTTCTCGGAGTCGAAGAAGGAAGCGTTCGAGTCGTTCAAGAAGCTGTACAAGGACTCGCCGATCGTCAGCACGGTCACCGAGGACCAGATGCAGGAGTCGTTCCGGGTCAAGCTGCGAGATCCGACGCGATATCAGAACCTGGTCAGCGCCGTCGCCGGTCTCCCCGGCGTCGACACCGTCCAGGACCTCCGCCAGTACCTCGATCCGCTGTTCAAGGCGCTCAACGGCTTGCAAGTCGGCGCGTTGATCTCGGCCGGATTGCTGCTGGTCGCGGCCCTGATGCAGATCTCCAACACGATCCGGCTGGCGGCGTACGCCCGGAGACGGGAGATCGGCATCATGCGCCTGGTGGGCGCCTCGAACTTCTATATCCAGCTACCGTTCCTCCTGGAAGCGGTGCTGGCGGCCCTGATCGGCGCTGTTCTTGCCTGCGGCACCTTGTGGGTCGGGGTGTACTTCGTGGTCATGCAGCGGGCGGCGGAGACGTTCCGCGTCTGGCAGTGGGTCGGCGCGACCGAAACCTTCCGCGCCACGCTGATCATGGTCGTCGTCGGCCTGATCCTGGCCGTGATCCCGACATTCCTGACAACACGGAAATACCTCAAAGTCTGACCCGGGTGACCTATCGTGCAGTATCAGGAGTCACACGAGTAACTCCTGTACCGCACAATTTCATCCAGAGCAAGGGGTCGACCTGTGGTCCCGCACTTCCCCGGTGCGAACCCGCGTGAGCGGGGGAGCATCAAGCGAGACGACAGCACCGGCACCTCCACCGCGCCGAACCCGCGATCACGCAAGCGACCGCCGGGCCGGCAGACGGCGGTTGCCGCTTGCTGCCTTGTCCTGTCCCTGTCCGCCGGTGTCCTGGCGGCGGTTCCGTCCGCTCCGTCCGCGGAGGCGAAACCGCCGGATCCAGTCGCCAAGAAGAAGCAACTCGACGCGCAGCTCGGTCAGCAGAAGGCCGATCTCGACGACGCGTCCGACCAGCTCGGCAAGTCCGTTGCCGCGTACAACCAATCCGTCGTCAAGTACCAGGCAGTCCAGGTCCGGTACGCCGCCGCGCAGGGGCAACTCGCCGCTGCGAAGGCCGCCGACGCGGTTGCCGCGGGCAAGCTCGCCGCGGCCGAGGCGGCGTTGCGTACGGCGGTGTCCGACGTCGAGGCCGGCGAGAAGCTGATCGCGGAGAAGCGGTCCGTCGCGGGTCGCGCCGTACGGTCGGCGTACCAGCAGCAGAACAGCCTCGTGGGCCTGTCGATCGCGCTGCGCGGTGCCGCGCCGGCCGATATCGCGACCGGGATGCAGGTCCAGCGGAACGTCTTCGGCATCCAGAGCAACGCGATCACCAACCTGAACAACGCGCAGGCGCAGCTCGCCAGCAAGCGGGTCAAGGTCGCGGCCGCGGAGAAGGAGTCCGAGGTCGCTCGCGCCGAGGCCGCCGCAACGGTCAAGCGCGTCACCGAGCTGACCAAGCAGGTCGCGGCCGACCGGGCCGAGGCAGCGGCGATCGCGAAGGTCAAGCTGACCGCGTTCAAGGCCGCCGAGAAGGAGAAGAACACCGAGCTGGCGCAGTACAACTCGCTGCTGCGTGAGCGGAACCGGGTCGAACAGCTCCTGATCGCGCGGGCGAAGGCGGAGAAGGCAGCCGCCGCGCGCCGGAAGGCCGCTGCCGAGAAGGCGGAGCGGGCGAAGGCACGCAAGGAGAACCGGAAACCGCGGGACATTCCGGACGATCCGCCGTCCTCCGGCGGCGGGCGGCTGGCCTACCCGGTCAGCAGCTACATCACGTCGCCGTACGGAATGCGTTTTCACCCGGTCCTGCACTACTGGAAGCTGCACGACGGCACCGACTTCCGCGCCCCCTGCGGTACGCCGATCCGCGCCGCGGCCGACGGGAAGGTGACGGACAAGTACTACAACGGTGGCTACGGAAACCGGCTCTTCGTTTCACACGGTGTGATGGGCGGGTCGTCGATCACGACGGTCTACAACCACCTGTCGCGGTACAAGGCCGGGGTCGGTGAACGCGTCCAGAAGGGCGAGATCATCGGGTACGCCGGAACCACGGGCTACTCCACCGGTTGCCACCTGCACTTCATGGTCTACCAGGACGGCCGCGTGGTTAATCCCATGAAGTGGTTGTAGACGGTCTGAGATACTGGTCGGATGGTGAAACAGTCCGGCCGGGAGAAGCCGATCGCGCAGAATCGTAAGGCGCGACACGACTACCACATCGAGGACGTGGTGGAGGCCGGGCTGGTGCTGACGGGGACCGAGGTCAAGTCCCTCCGGCAGGGCCGGGCCTCCCTCGTCGACGCGTTCGCCGCCGTCCGCGGGCGCGAGCTCTGGCTGCAGGGCATGCACATCCCGGAGTACAAGCACGGCACGTGGACGAACCACGAGCCCCGCCGTACGCGGAAGCTGCTGCTGCACAAGGACGAAGTACAGAAACTGATCCACGAGGTCGAGCAGCAAGGGGTGTCGCTGATCCCGCTGTCGCTGTACTTCAAGGACGGCTACGCGAAGGTCGAGCTCGCCACCGGGCGCGGCAAGAAGGACTACGACAAGCGCCACGCCCTGGCCGAACGCCAGGCGAACCGCGAAGCCCAGCGCGCCCTCTCGGACCGCCGACGGCAGTAAGTTCCCCGCACGGACCTTGGGGTCGGCTATGTTGCGGCCGTGCTCCCTGTCGCGTTGCCTGGCTGGCTCGACGCCGTGGTCGGACTCCTCACGGGGTTCGGCCTGTTCATCGGCTGGATCGTCGTGGTCGGCTGGTTGATCTTGCGGATCGGCGGTCCGTGGGTCGACCGGACGAAGGCCAAGCTCGCCAAGGAGCAGGCAGGCGCCGAGCGGTACGGCTGGCTCCCGGGGGCCGACGTCGACGGGCAGCTACTCGCGGCCGGCTGCCGGATCTTCGCCCCGGACGGGCACCTGCGCCGGATCCTGGTCGGCCAGTACCAGGGCCGCCCGATCCGGATGGCCGAGTTCGTCCACACCACCAGGGGCCGTTACCTGCCGACCACCTGGGTCAACCATCTCGTCGCGATCGAGCTGCCCGTCCAGCTCCCGGACCTGGCCGTCGGTCCGGAACCTCTCTTCGATGCCGGCGCAGTCGCGCGGGTCGACGTGGAGAGCGACGCCTTCAACCAGCGGTTCCGGGTGACCGGCGCGGATCCCCGCTACGTCTCGGCCATGCTCCATCCCCGGATGATGGAGTGGCTGCTCGACCAGCCGCCGGTGGACCTGCGATTCTCCGGCAACCTGGTCGTCGCGTTCGCTTCCAAGCCGTGGACCGTGCCGCAGACCCTGGCGGCGTTGCCCGTCCTCAGTGGTGTCGTCGACCTGATCCCGCCCTTCGTCCTGGCCGACTACGGCCGACAGGTCGGTTGATCAGGGCCTTCCGGGTCCGGTCAGGGGCGCGTCCGGGGTGAACCCGATGGGGTGAGCGGCCGGCGGCGCGCACAGTGGAGACATGTCCACATCAGAGCTGCTGGTGACGCCGGCCCAACGGGACCGGGGCGTCGAGATCCTGAAAGAAATGTACGCCGACGGTCGGCTGGACCACATGGAGTTCGACCTCCGGCTCGACAAGGCCCTGAAGGCCCGCACCCGGGCAGAGCTGAACAGCTCGTTCGACGGGCTGGTCTCCCGGCCGGTCCCGACGTTCGCCCCGGCCGCCTTCACCCGGCCGGCGCCGCTGCAGACCTACCGCGGCGACGGGCGCGGGATGGGCACGATCGCGCACTGGCTCGGGTACCCGACGTCGTTCGTCGGCCCGGCGCTCGTCGTCGCGACCGCCGGCCAGAAGAATCCCGCCGTACGCCGGCACGCCGTCGAGGCGCTGAACTTCCAGCTGACCGCGTTCGGGGCGTTCGCGCTGCTGGGGATCGCGACCGGGATCACCGACGGGTTCGTGTCGTTCCTGTTCCCGATCCTCGGCATCCTCTGGTTCCTGCTGACCGGCGTCGGCGGCCTGGCCACCGCGGCCGGCAACAAGTTCCGCTACCCGTTCACCCTGCGCCTGATCAAGTAGGAGGAATGTCAGGTGCGGGCAGCTTGTTGGACTTGGTAGTGTGGATCTTCCACCGCGGTACGGGTGGGAGTTTGACAACTCAACAGGGGGTGAACGGTTTCGACTTTGGACGTACGTTGCAAGAGAAGCGGGCCGAGGATCCAGGGTTATCTCGTTAACGATCTCTGGAAACCAACAAGTGCCGATACTAAGCGCACTGACCTCGCTCTCGCCGCCTGACGGCCTGAGCACCTAAAGAGGTGGTCAGCCCGGGGATGCTCTCGCCCCGGTTCCTGGCCTCATTTAGAGAGCTTGCTTTGCTAGCCCGGTCACGGGGTTAGCACGGGACATTTACAGTGACTGAGCCTGTCAGCGAGATGTCTGTACAAACGCTGGGGCTAAGAAAAGCGCTATTCAGACTGCGCCCGGAGAAGTCTTGGAGCGACGCCGAAGGACGCGGGTTCGATTCCCGCCACCTCCACCCCTTGAGAACGCCCAGGTCAGAGCACGATCGACCTGGGCGTTCCGCTGTCTGCGACCACTTAACGACCACTTTATGCCGCGTCGCCTTCGGTGTGAGCGCGGTGGCTGCGGCGGCCGATGCCACACCCCGGCCCATGTAGACATCCTGAGTCATCGACGGCTTCGCGTGCCCGAGGTGGTCGGCGATCTCGCGGGCCGTCAGGCCGGCCTCGTCCAGCCTGGTCGCGACGGTCTTCCGCCAGACGTGTGACGTTACCCAGGCGAGCGCCGCATCGATCCGGACCAGGGCCGCCTTCATGTCCCGGTTCGCGTTCGACGGGTTCCGCGCCTCGCCCAGCTGGGGCGGGAACAGCAGACCCAGCGGATTCCGCGGCCACGTCAGGGTCAGGCGCCGGCGGGACAGCGCGACGATGTGCGGCGGGACGGCGATGATCCGCCAACCGGCGGCCGTCTTCGGCCGTAGCTGGATCACGGACCCCTTGCCTTTGAGGCGTACGACGGTCGCGTTCACCTCGATCACGCCCGCCTCGAGGTCGATCACATCGGCCCGTACGGCGAGCGCCTCACCGATCCGCATACCGGTCCCATCCAGGAACTCCATCAGATCGGCTACATCATCCTCGCCGACGCGGGCCTGCTCGTCGTTCCTGACCTCGGTCAGGATCGTGGTCTCCTCGTCGATGGTGAGCGCCTTCGGCTGTTTGTGGCCGCGGGGGATCTTCCCGGTCTCCCGCACCGGGTTGGCGTCGATCGCTCCATGCCGTACGGCCAGGGCCATCAGGAGGCTGAGCACAGTCTTGCAGGTCTTGGCCTTGCTCGGCCCGCTGTTCGTCCGGACCGAACTCAGGAACGCGTCGCAGCGGGGGACGCGCGCCTCACGGATCGTGAGCTCACCCATCTCCGGGAGCACCTTCTGGTCCAGGTCCCGCTCGTACAGCTCCTTGCTGCCGTCTGCGAGGTCGGACGCCTTGATCTCCTTGCGCCAGACCTCGGCTAGTACGCGGATCTTCGTGTCTGCGGTGATGTCGCCCGTGTTGGGTCCGATCCGGTCCCGCAGCGCCTCCTTCAGTCGGCGTCCAGCCTCTGCCTTGGTCGTGCCGTACCGCGTCACCGGACGGGTGCGGCCGTCGTAGTCGCGGATCCGCGCTCGTGCCCGGATCCTCTTCGGAGCCATCGTCGTGTAGTCGATGTCGCCGAACGTGCCGACCGGCAGCGGCGGTCTAGCCACGCTCGGCGACCTTCCGCATGGCGTCGAAATCCTCTCGCGTCCGCGGCGGTTCCGCGTCGTTCAGATTCTCTGCTTCTTCGAGCGCATGTCCTGGCGTCATCTGCTTGACATCGTTGATCGTCGCCTCGGTGACGAGTGTCAGTCGAAAGCCCTTGTGCTCGGCCTGCTCAAGCTGGTCCCGCAATGCCGTGTGCGCTGCAGACAACTCGTACATCGTCCAGATCGTCTCGTTGTAGAGCATCCCGATGGTCCGGCACTGGCCGGCGATCTCGCTCTGCAAGCCGATCTCATCAGGCCGCTTCAGAAGCGCGTCGACCGGTACGTCGAGCACCTCCGCCAGGTCGGCCGCCTCGCTCAGCAGAAGCCGGCGCTCGCCCTTCTCGACCGACCAAACCGTCGACTGACTCCACCGGTGACCCCGTTCGCGCATCGCGTCAGCCACCGCCTGCTGAGGCATGCCATCCCGCAGCACGGACACCGTCACACCGATCAACCGCTCCCTGTCAGCCACGAATCACACCGTACTGTCAAATCTAGTTGGGCTCTACTAGA
This Kribbella sp. NBC_00482 DNA region includes the following protein-coding sequences:
- the ftsX gene encoding permease-like cell division protein FtsX, translating into MRLNYILSDLGIGLKRNLSMTIAVVVTIWVSLSLFGSALLAREQVDLMKGNWYDKIQISVFLCTKDSGGRGCSGAEVTQEQKNRIQQVIQTNPDTAPDGVFSESKKEAFESFKKLYKDSPIVSTVTEDQMQESFRVKLRDPTRYQNLVSAVAGLPGVDTVQDLRQYLDPLFKALNGLQVGALISAGLLLVAALMQISNTIRLAAYARRREIGIMRLVGASNFYIQLPFLLEAVLAALIGAVLACGTLWVGVYFVVMQRAAETFRVWQWVGATETFRATLIMVVVGLILAVIPTFLTTRKYLKV
- the smpB gene encoding SsrA-binding protein SmpB is translated as MVKQSGREKPIAQNRKARHDYHIEDVVEAGLVLTGTEVKSLRQGRASLVDAFAAVRGRELWLQGMHIPEYKHGTWTNHEPRRTRKLLLHKDEVQKLIHEVEQQGVSLIPLSLYFKDGYAKVELATGRGKKDYDKRHALAERQANREAQRALSDRRRQ
- a CDS encoding M23 family metallopeptidase, with translation MVPHFPGANPRERGSIKRDDSTGTSTAPNPRSRKRPPGRQTAVAACCLVLSLSAGVLAAVPSAPSAEAKPPDPVAKKKQLDAQLGQQKADLDDASDQLGKSVAAYNQSVVKYQAVQVRYAAAQGQLAAAKAADAVAAGKLAAAEAALRTAVSDVEAGEKLIAEKRSVAGRAVRSAYQQQNSLVGLSIALRGAAPADIATGMQVQRNVFGIQSNAITNLNNAQAQLASKRVKVAAAEKESEVARAEAAATVKRVTELTKQVAADRAEAAAIAKVKLTAFKAAEKEKNTELAQYNSLLRERNRVEQLLIARAKAEKAAAARRKAAAEKAERAKARKENRKPRDIPDDPPSSGGGRLAYPVSSYITSPYGMRFHPVLHYWKLHDGTDFRAPCGTPIRAAADGKVTDKYYNGGYGNRLFVSHGVMGGSSITTVYNHLSRYKAGVGERVQKGEIIGYAGTTGYSTGCHLHFMVYQDGRVVNPMKWL
- a CDS encoding cytidine deaminase family protein: MLTLQPLTDDDRELIELARRTVDANTDGPDGVYTMGAAVRGADGRMYAGINLYHFTGGPCAELVALGRARAEGARELTTIVAVGNEGRGVVGPCGRDRQVFVDYHPTIRVILPTDNGPASVLATDLLPGAYRWTP
- a CDS encoding ABC transporter substrate-binding protein; amino-acid sequence: MTISRRQVLGLGTGLAAMAVAGCGSNSGRPSSGGSDGSKPALQQWYHQYGEAGTQQAVEKYAKAYPDATVTIQWSPGDYEKKAATALLTDQGPDVFEYPNGPTIDMIKGNQVVELTDLLGDAKSDFNAALLERMSYQGKLYAIPQVIDMQLLVYRKSLLSAAGVEPPQTVDDLLAAAKKLTNNKTKGLFVGNDGGVGVLGGPALWSAGVDYLTKDNQFGFDDPAAFESLRKLREFWTAKVLLLGAPTDWSDPSAFVQGLTAMQFTGLWTLPVIEKALPGDYGVLPWPKLNATTGAPSVPVGGYGACVNAKSKNLDAAKKFVKWLWVDQTDDQLDFAQSYGFHVPARQSLSAKADKLKSGPAADAVKLLNENGRPQNPMLWSPKASSAYSDALNKIIRSGADPAAEIKTVKTVTEAELKRITG
- a CDS encoding DUF1707 and DUF4870 domain-containing protein, coding for MSTSELLVTPAQRDRGVEILKEMYADGRLDHMEFDLRLDKALKARTRAELNSSFDGLVSRPVPTFAPAAFTRPAPLQTYRGDGRGMGTIAHWLGYPTSFVGPALVVATAGQKNPAVRRHAVEALNFQLTAFGAFALLGIATGITDGFVSFLFPILGILWFLLTGVGGLATAAGNKFRYPFTLRLIK
- the ftsE gene encoding cell division ATP-binding protein FtsE translates to MIRFENVSKTYEGQSKAALLNVNVEIEKGEFVFLVGTSGSGKSTFLRLVLREHRTTRGHIMVAGKDLNRLASWRIPQMRRQIGTVFQDFRLLPNKTVAENVAFALQVIGKPRAHIRKTVPEVLELVGLDGKEDRMPDELSGGEQQRVAIARAFVNRPMILIADEPTGNLDPGTSVGIMKLLDRINRTGTTVVMATHDVSIVDQMRKRVIELENGHVVRDESRGVYGYQH
- a CDS encoding MFS transporter; its protein translation is MSGTTRAGSYRDVLLLPSALRTFVPALLGRLSYGLLPLSLLFTVQQSTNSFATAGAAVAVFGFVSLSMPYKARLVDRYSQRRVLPPLALGASAGLVAIATLGTSDAAVLLLVGATGLLAPPLGPSMRSNWRLLTEGSALKERAYALDAVSEESLFLGGPLIAGTLISLVSAPAALGCSAALMVVGTFAMVTSPVTTATAASAPSRHPLGPLVIPGLRRILLVIMVTASGISAAYVCVAGVAQHAGRPGAAGYVEAAIAAGSVVGGMLWARRRHTRSWSTHLGGLIAVLAAGLLAASFATDLIVLGGVLGLAGAAVAPLFVVSYLAADDVTPPYQRTEASTWINTANNLGSAAGSATAGLVLEHAAPSWGFLGGGVLLVLVALAVGASGVRQARDRG
- a CDS encoding cold-shock protein encodes the protein MAQGTVKWFNAEKGFGFITVDGGGADVFVHYSTIQTDGFRSLDENQRVEFDVVQGPKGQQAENVNIV
- a CDS encoding carbohydrate kinase family protein codes for the protein MTDEQDRYDVFVQGTVFLDIVMTGLATAPTTGTEIFAEGMGSCPGGVANFAIAAARLGLKTGLASVFGDDAYADFCWRTLADQEGVDLSHSRRIGHWHSPVTVSMSIDRDRAMVTHAHEAPGDPSKLVGPGLNTRSAIVPVAEELPGWTVEARESGALLFGDVGWDPTDEWSPAVLDVLEGFHAFTPNAGEAMAYTRTDTPKAALHKLADRVPLAVVTNGADGVLAIDSETGEEEQVPALPVRSYDPTGAGDVFLASLVLGTLRGWPLAHRLAFSNLCAGLSVQHFGGSLAAPGWGDIIDWVRDHSRHRPGDVDPAVLQHYAFIGDVLPAGPVPIVRRASATIARLSDA